A region from the bacterium genome encodes:
- the rplR gene encoding 50S ribosomal protein L18, whose protein sequence is MLKKGEIKKRKRKRTRKRISGTEERPRLSVARSLKHIRAQIINDDLGKTLVSASSLDKEIKEQFIHPKRENAKRVGELLSKRAKEKGIKAVVFDKGPFSFSGRIKALAQACREGGLEF, encoded by the coding sequence ATGCTTAAAAAAGGGGAAATAAAGAAAAGAAAAAGAAAGAGAACAAGAAAAAGGATTTCGGGAACAGAAGAAAGACCAAGGCTTTCTGTGGCAAGAAGCCTGAAGCATATCAGAGCCCAAATTATAAATGATGATTTAGGAAAAACCCTTGTTTCTGCCTCATCTCTTGATAAAGAAATAAAAGAGCAATTTATCCATCCAAAGAGAGAGAATGCAAAAAGGGTGGGAGAACTTCTTTCCAAAAGAGCAAAGGAAAAAGGGATAAAAGCGGTTGTCTTTGATAAAGGCCCTTTCTCTTTTTCTGGAAGGATAAAGGCTCTAGCACAAGCTTGCAGAGAGGGAGGACTTGAATTTTAA
- the rpsE gene encoding 30S ribosomal protein S5 encodes METISSELPLFEKVVFINRITKTTKGGKRLRFSALVVVGDKNGSVGIGMSKAAEVPKAVSKAIEYAKKHLERIHLKDGTLLFPISAKSCASCVLLKPAPPGTGIVAGNTARAVFEALGVKDVVCKSLKSNNPINVIKATMAGLRKMNMVYKRHNVKTKLQEQE; translated from the coding sequence ATAGAAACAATCTCATCTGAGCTCCCATTGTTTGAAAAGGTTGTCTTTATTAACCGGATAACAAAAACAACAAAGGGCGGGAAAAGGCTTCGTTTTTCAGCATTGGTGGTTGTAGGAGACAAAAATGGCTCTGTGGGCATAGGAATGTCAAAGGCAGCAGAGGTTCCTAAGGCTGTTTCAAAGGCTATTGAATACGCAAAGAAACACCTGGAAAGGATTCACTTAAAAGATGGAACCCTTTTATTCCCTATTTCTGCCAAGTCCTGTGCCTCTTGTGTTCTTCTTAAGCCTGCACCCCCGGGAACAGGCATTGTTGCAGGTAATACAGCGAGGGCTGTTTTTGAAGCCCTTGGTGTAAAAGATGTGGTTTGTAAATCCCTTAAAAGCAATAACCCGATAAATGTAATTAAGGCAACAATGGCAGGTCTTAGAAAAATGAATATGGTCTACAAAAGGCATAATGTAAAAACAAAGCTTCAAGAGCAGGAATAA
- the rplF gene encoding 50S ribosomal protein L6, which produces MSRIGRLPVEIEEGVSCKIEDGSLKVKGPKGELERKIPGRIGVRIEGKKIIVSREDEERATKALHGLTRTLINNMITGVTKGFEKEMLLSGVGWKVGMKDKDLILNVGYSHPIVFSPPKGITIQTDKEKIRVSGIDKELVGEISARIRRIRPVEPYKGKGIRYADEVVRRKAGKTGGAK; this is translated from the coding sequence ATGTCACGGATTGGAAGACTTCCGGTAGAAATAGAAGAGGGTGTCTCTTGTAAGATAGAGGATGGTTCTTTAAAGGTAAAGGGACCAAAGGGTGAATTAGAAAGAAAGATTCCAGGAAGGATAGGGGTAAGAATTGAAGGAAAAAAAATTATCGTAAGTAGAGAAGATGAGGAGAGAGCCACAAAAGCCTTACATGGCTTAACCCGCACCTTGATAAACAATATGATCACAGGTGTAACAAAGGGATTTGAAAAGGAGATGCTTCTTTCTGGTGTAGGATGGAAGGTAGGGATGAAAGATAAAGACCTTATCCTTAATGTAGGTTATTCCCATCCCATTGTTTTCTCGCCACCAAAAGGGATTACTATACAGACAGATAAAGAGAAAATAAGGGTTTCTGGAATTGATAAGGAGCTTGTGGGAGAAATATCGGCAAGGATAAGGAGGATAAGGCCGGTTGAGCCATATAAAGGGAAAGGAATAAGATATGCAGATGAGGTTGTAAGGAGAAAGGCTGGAAAAACAGGAGGAGCAAAATAA
- the purN gene encoding phosphoribosylglycinamide formyltransferase yields MLNLGVLVSGRGSNLLAIIKAIEEEKIKAKIVCVISDKEDAKGLKIAREHNIEAIFLSPLGLSKEEYDRLIVEELKKRDVSLVCLAGFMRIISPFFVSEYKNRIMNIHPSLLPSFPGLSAQKQALEYGVKVSGATVHFVDNGCDTGPIILQKAVSVLPDDTEETLSARILEKEHKIYPKAIRLFSEGRLEVSGRKVSIK; encoded by the coding sequence ATGTTAAACCTTGGGGTTTTAGTCTCGGGAAGGGGATCAAACCTCCTTGCCATAATCAAAGCAATAGAAGAAGAAAAAATAAAAGCCAAAATTGTCTGTGTCATTAGCGACAAAGAGGATGCAAAGGGGCTTAAAATAGCAAGGGAGCATAATATAGAAGCCATATTTTTAAGCCCTTTGGGCTTATCAAAAGAGGAATATGATAGGCTAATTGTTGAAGAGCTTAAAAAGAGGGATGTTTCTCTTGTTTGTCTAGCTGGTTTTATGAGGATAATCTCTCCATTTTTTGTAAGCGAATACAAGAATAGAATTATGAATATCCATCCCTCCCTCCTCCCCTCTTTTCCTGGATTATCTGCCCAAAAACAGGCATTAGAATATGGGGTTAAGGTTTCAGGTGCTACTGTTCATTTTGTAGATAATGGTTGTGATACAGGGCCAATTATTTTACAGAAGGCTGTTTCTGTTCTGCCAGATGATACAGAGGAAACATTATCAGCAAGGATATTAGAAAAAGAGCATAAAATATACCCAAAAGCCATAAGGCTTTTTAGTGAGGGAAGGCTTGAGGTTTCTGGGAGAAAGGTTAGTATAAAATGA